DNA sequence from the Coffea eugenioides isolate CCC68of chromosome 9, Ceug_1.0, whole genome shotgun sequence genome:
GATTATGCAACTGTTGAAATAATCTTGCAGCATTTCGTTGCTCTTCTGCAAGTTGGGATGGTTGGATTTTATTCATTATCGACAGCATCCCAGTTGCTGCAACAAACATAATAGTAGACGACAGTTTTAAGGCTGTAACAGGAGCACCGGCACCATCCGCACTTGTTGCAGCAATAGCAGACATTGTTACAGCAGCAAGAGTTATTGCATTGATGGATGCCACAAGTAGGCTGTTCCAATTTTCTCTCTGCTTGCCAATATTTTGTGCATCACCACTCTATCTGCAACTGCCTCCAAAATTACATAGAGCTTTGCCATTACTATCATAGTATCATCAGTGCCATCAGCATCAGCATGGATGTTGTTCAATTTTCTGTTATTATTGGAGCTGGCCTCATGTTTCTGATCATGAGTAGTTGCAGTGATCAAAGACATAAAGTCCCTGGCCAGCTTCGCCGCCCCCGATCGTCCATTGCGGCCGTTTGATGACCCCGGTTGAGGGACTTGATCAAGAATCGCCTTTAGTGTTCGCTTCTTGTGAAGCCTGAACAAAGGACAGGGAGATGTTGAGTGGAATATAAAAGCCGAAGCTTGAAGAGATGCCATTGTTTGTTCTAAAGCAAACCTCTTGTGGCTGTCCAACCCAATCCAATGCAGtatttttgtgatttgaatcGGGGTGAACAATTTTAAGTAGATGACTGAAATCAGACAATAGATATCATGATTGAGTTTGAAGCAGGATGGAAGGTGGTGTTTGATACTTTGATACATGTAATTGTAGTCTTTGTAGAGGACAATGGACATAAGAGCAGATATATAGTAGCGCAATAAGCTGTTACAGTAGAATTGGTTGAACGTTGTTTAGACTACGCCTCCTCATTGAAAGACTTCCTAATGAATGGACTGAGCCGCTTGGATTGAGTGTAACCATAATACGAGAGAAAGCAACTAGTATTAGTATTTTAGTATATGAAAACTTTGAAACAGCCTACCCACGAGGCAAGACCATTCGATTGTTATCCTGCAACATTATTTTAATGGGATTACAAGTCTTTTCAGTATTtcatcaaaagaaagaaatagtgATGCATATCTCAGAACACCATCCCAAGGATGCAACAAGTGCCATACAAAATACTCTTGTTGATTAACCTGGTATTCGTTTATAAAATAGTTAGGTACGATTTACTGGCTGACTTTTGATTCATGTGGAATATTCAAGAATCACTTAAATTTTCTAACAACATTATTCAACGTAATCGGTATCATTTTTCTTTATCAAGTAGGTCCGAATATGAATTTAATTTTGGTTTCGAAAGGACACTCAATCAGAAGGTAATTCAAGTTTCAAGATGCATGCAGCCTAAGACGAAGAGTGAAATGGTCTCCGAGTTGTTTTGGTCAAATCGTACGATGTCACAGTGACTTGAAATATATATTAATTACAGGAAGGAAACCCGACAATGACAATAGGATAAACCAATAACCTGAGAAAGTCGATGcaaaacgaaaataaaaatgagACATCTGGTTGTATCTTGTTTGAACTGAAGCAATTCATGCCAACAACTCAAAATTAACAATTAGAAAGAATTAAAAGAATCACCACATTTGATTAATAATTCTAGTCAAAAAATTATACAGATTACATTTCCTATTCAGATATGtaaagaattaaaaaattttttaccaCATTTGATATTAGTAATCCAAGTCAGAAAATATACAGATTACGTTTGCTATTCATGTGTGTACAGGATAAATTTACAGGAGTTTGTCAAATTTTGACAAACAACCTATCAGAAAAGTTTGCTTGCAAACTCCTCCTTAGCAccttcttctttgttttctgGAGAAGCTGCGAGATCTCTCAGCTCTGATACGCTCCTCCCTAATTGCAATGCCACCTTCATCTCAAACAATTCACCATGTTCCCGTCTCTCCATCAAGTTAGACTCTATAGATTCTTCCATGAGTTTAAAGAAACCGGCATTGCTCCTGTACATCTCAAACaccattccaacttgtactccATGCTCTAACGTGTTTACAATGCTTGCCAATGAACCGCCCACAACTCCAAGCATGGCTGCCAAGAAACCAATTTGAGAAGAAGAACCCACAAAAGCAGAGCCGACGGCTGCTAGCCCTGTTAATAAAGGACCCCCTATGGCTAACAATTTGTTCAGCTTCAAGGCTTTTCCACCCAAGCTCAAATAGTCTGCTTTATCTCTTCTCCTTATAACCTCCACAATCGATCTCATTTCCTTCTCGAGCTTCGAGTTCCAGCCATTCGCTTTCGAACCCGTCTTGTGGGCGGACTCTTTTGCTTGTTGAGGCCACCAAACTGCTGGGTCTACTTTAGATGGGAATTTGTCGAGCATGACACCAAGGAGAGGAAGTGGATAGGCCTTGTCAAGTGCCAAAACTCTCTCCATTGCTTCCTCTACATAATCATCTGTAGGTTTGCCTATAGCTATCGTTGTTTCGATTTGCTTTTGCAGCTGCTGGAACAATCTTGCAGCATTTCGCTGTTCTTCTGCTAGTTGTGATGGTTGGATTTTGTTCATTATGAACAACATCCCGGTTGCTGCGAGAAACATCATCGTGGAAGATAGCTTCAAAGCCGCCAAGGGAGTGCCGGCACTAACCGCAGTTGTGGCCGCAATACCGGACATTGTTGAAGCTGCAAGAGTAATTGCATTGATAGACGTCAAAAGTAGGCTGTTCCAGTTGTCTCGCTGCTCTCCAATATTCTTATGCATTTCCACTCTATCTGCAACTGCTTCCAACACTGCATAAAGCTTTGCCATCACTAATGAATCCGCTAGtacattttcatcatttttctttgtaaatttttTGTGGCCAATGAAACCTCTAGCCAACTCCATCTCCTTCACCAATGGTCCAGCTTGTTGGAGATTGTGGAGGGGGATATTACTAGTCCTTGATTTTGGGATACCAAGAATCGCTGAGATGGTGCGTTCTCTGCATATTTTAGGTGATGAATATTGCAATAAGGCTGAAGATTGAAGGGTTGCCATGTAATTGGTGATTCTAAAGGAACTCTTATAGATAAATTGAATCTATTAGACAATTAAAATCGCCTGAAGATTGAAGACTTAGTTAGGGATATCTGACTACAATTAATGTGTCTATGAATTGAGAATATGGAGATTTTGAACTGTGAAGTAGTACAAAAATATGTTGTGATATGGAGAGGATTGAAGGTGGCGTACGTATATATAGATAGAGAACAGTACGTAAGAGGGACATGCAGTAATAAAGTTCAACCTTTGAATTGATTCATCGTTGTTAGACTGTTTCTAAGGTTGGATCTCTCCCTCTGATAATTGGCTGCTTGATTGACTTTCAACGTAAAACTACCAAAATAAAGTCACAAATTATAACTTTTTTTATACTAGTATGCCGTTTTGAAACAGCCCGCGAGGCAAGGAGACAGGGCAAGACTATTTCTTATTACCAAGACAATGGCATGGCTAGTCTATTTAGTTATGATGATTATTGCCATGCAAAATATGTTACGGCAGTTGAAGAATAAATTTCTCGATCTAttagcaataaaaaaaattcatatatCCACCCCTAGAGTTATTAAGTGACAAATGTAAATTAAGTCCATTCTTGAATTATACTCCAgactaaaaatgcaaaataaaaaaaaaaagaaagaaagtaaaaTGACGCAAAAGATCTTGTGTCCCACTTCTTATCCAACTCTCTATGCCACCTTTTGTCACATTGTTATTTGACCTTCACAAACATTTGAttaattctttttttccctcaatTCTAATAACTACTAGCAAGGTAAAAAAATTGCAGTAAGATGCTAACAAACTAAAAAAAGTGGAGAAAAATAGAATTTATGAAAATGTTCCGttgtattttataattttctattttattgtgttggtttaatattttattttttaccttGAAATTAGTTATTGGAACTTAAAgaaaccgaaaaaaaaaagaatatgattCTTTCTAAAGAGAAATGGCAAGATAATGAAACATGGGATAGGAAATGGGTGGGAAGTGAGAGAAGATCTCATGCTAAGCATTGTTTTGAAACCCGAatcgttaattgaaccggtgaagtgatcAGATTGAGATTCAATTGATCGGACCAATTCAATCCTGGTTcgatgattatatatatatatatatatgtgtgtgtgtgtgtctgtgtACACACACTTGTGTACAAAATAAGATATCCCATGGACCAATTTAACACGTCACCTTATAAAaagttaaatatttttaaacacaaataaattttaaaattgtaaattcaaacaaataaattcatcTCAATTTGTACCTActaggaaaaaattttaaatcctACACAAATCACAACCATATTCTGAAATTAAACAAAATGTattgaaacttttgaaattaaacaaaatctAATAGAACTACAAAAGAAAATGGTAATCTTTGAGTTTGAGGGTGAGAACAGAAGATTCAACATATGAGTTTTATGTTTAAAACTATaggttcattttttttaaaaatgagaaaaatgaaaaaattgcgATTCATGGGTCAATTCGGGTAAAACAGTCCGACtgattttttgcaatttttatcaatttttatgATAAATCAACACTAATAGTGAATCAAATCGAAAACTTGGCCAATTCCTGGTTTGatcggtcgaaccggccggtccaaTCCAATTTTCAAAACATTAAATTCCTACGTGAATTCCTCTTtaatttttatctcacattttATCCCACTTTCTTTGTTTGCTATCACCTGTGACCCTATTAAAACTAATACAATCTCCTTGTAAACATATTCGTCACCATGGTTTGTTATATTcattaactaaacaaataatTTTACCTCAGGTAATCCGAAGATGATGTGGATTATGTGGTCTCAATTTCatagtaaaaaataaatgaataaataactcAATGTATAAGATGAATGACGGCACATTCAGACCAGAAAATTAACCAATGGTGAACAAACCAATATGTATAAGATGAATGACGGCATATTCAGACCAGAAAACGAATGGTGAACAAATAATATCAGGAATCTTAAGTGCTAGTTTGGAATTTCTTTATTGAGCATTAATGTTTTTTTGTTCTTCTAACACTCAATTTGAAGGTGAAACGAAAAGCCCTTGGACAATAATTCAGACTCTCCACTCCAATTGCAACAAATGAGGGTTTCAGAAAAAACCAAGTCAGGAGCACCTCTAAAGCAGTTGGTGATCAACTGATGAGGAAAAGATTTCCAAAATGTTCTTGAATTTATTGAAATGCTATTTGATtaccaataataataataataataataatatcaatggattgcagTATGATCACAATATTTGATTACCAAGTATGAGCGTTTGTTATTTACTGGCATCTTCAAGGGCGTATTAGATTGGCAGTCGACGTGGTCAGTGTCAGCAATTGAAGTTCCAAGAAGTGCGAAGCTTGGAGGCCAAGAGCGCGCGTGAAATGGTCTCAAATCTCACCCCGTGTCGTGTGTTGGTCAAATTGAATTGATCGCGGTCACCAGACGAGACCGGTACCATGACCCGAAACATTCAATGCTTGACCAATTTCAATTCCTCAACCAGTCGTCAAGACATTTGCCATCTCCCCACGTACACGTGAGACGAGGTCTATGTTTGCATTGTAGTTTTTCAATTCAAAAAagttttttcgtttttttttaacACATTTGTTtagatagagtattatttaaaataattattataacatttttatgatgtgatatgtgtaaaataaaaaaaaataattaaaaatataacaagGTGAGTTaggaaatgtgtttatgatgcaaacgAAGTATTATTTAGATTAAATGTACTATCCAAATCTGATTACATCTTCTGCATGCAGCGATTATTTTCAAAAACactgcaaaataaaataaaagttttctttttatttgtgcCATAAGAGAGCAGGATGAATTTATAGAAAAGATGATGGGTTAGGCGCTCTGGCCTACTGTTAGAGTTTGATCTTATCCCTGTCCTGTAAAATTGCTTACAATTTTGCATGATTAACTTTTTCAGGCAAAATAATACAGGGCTCACATTTCATCCTGTGCCCTAATGGCATAGAACAggataatgaaaaaaaaatgtcacGCGTGCGTGGACGTATAAACCTGGGACTGACTGGGGGTCACTAAGTTAGCCCATTTAGAGTAGGAAAATGAATTAGGCCTCGCCCAACTTTGTTGTATCATTTGCGTTCAGCCCAATAATGCTTAAAAAAGCAAATTAGAATTATGGCAATTTTCATAATTGAAATGACAAGAAGAATTTTTCCAATGAAAATGCACCTAGACTGCAACACACCATGAATGAACAAATTAAGGTTGCTTGAATTTTGATTAGACTGACATGCAATCACTAAAATACTCAAGATGTTCAATAATTTGGAAAATTGAACAATTTTTCAACCCAAGAATAAGAATAGATGCTTCCAAATTCGATGTGGTCATACATTTTTCGTCCTTGGGTTGACAAATAGAATTGATGAAGATGACTTAGaatgcgtttgataaaactgaagtaaaaactgaaatttgaatcaattaaatcgtTACGTACTaaatttgattcatttgaacGTATATtatattaaatgataaatgaataacttatttttagaaataagttttgcttagaaaatttagtgccacttaattaatttaggtgttcaatttttagttatcaaatgcgtttgaacatattaagatctgaatccattataTTTAAGTACTGAATTGGATAATCAAACAGAACCTTTAGAGAATCAACTTATGAAAATATCACATTGATAACCAGAAGACAGCTAATAATTCTTAGTCTTGATCCCACACACACGACTACATAGATTCAACACATTTGTACTCCATGACTCCACAATTAAAAGCTAGCCAACTTTTGCTAACATGATCAATGTTAAGCAAGAAAGAACACGGGCGACGACATGAAGGAAAGAGCAAAACAATGCAAGAATGTCCAAGGATAcattccttttgtttcctctcaaaAGTATTAAGCTCCATAGATTAATCTCCCTGACCTAAACCATATGCTTAACCTTTCGTCAATGCCAAAGACCTTGCTCGAAGATTCAAATATATTCCCCTAAAATGGTAAAACAGGGATTAACACCCCAAATAGTGATGGAAATCAAATCAACAGAGCATATTCCATGCCCAAAATTAGAGGTAGACGACAGAAAGGAATTACCAGCATAATCCAACCATACTCTGGAAGACAACTCGCAACTCCAGTGGTAGATACTGGTGATTTATCCATCCCACCACGGGCCAGAACTGCAAAATCATTTGTTCAGTTCATTCTGCACACACTTTGCCATTTTTAATGATGACATATAATATAACTGCATTTGCAGAAAGATTATCGTGGCAAATGGCATACCGTCCATGCAGTATATTGCACTGCTGGATATTCCTTCTTGATTTTGGATTTCACATGCATCCAAGGTCTTCCTGTGCATTTGGAATTGTAGCAAATGGCATGTTAAGACTCGAGGGGAACACTAACCAGAACCCAGCCAAGTAGTTTAGAATGATTTCCACAAATTGCCAAGCTATTGATGCAAAAGATCGAGCAACATTATTATGGCAGTTATCCAACATCAGCTGTTGGCTCGAGTGTAGCTAAACACAATGTTGTGACAGAAGCTACCACTATGTCAACTTCAATTTACAAGTTGCGTTTCCAAACAAACATACATAACCCCCAACCCACCATCATTTGAAGCTTGGTAGATTTCACATAGTAACTCAAACTTTTAGCCCAAATTATACAGTCTTGCATCTACAAATCCCTATAACTATTGCTCCACTTATCTCAATGCAAGTACACCAGTTCCGAGCCCATCCTATAACTTCTAAAACCAAGAGCTGTCAGAAGTATTTAATCTTATGAAGGCAGAAATAACCCTGCAGATTGGATCTTACTTCTAGAAGTCTCCTTTGTTATCCCTGACATTTTCTTTGGAGAAGTAGGCATCTCATTGGAAGCAAATCATTTCTTTTTGGTGTAAATGCAGGACAAACAAATTAAGAACAAGTTGAGAGGTTACACTACAAACTTACCCTCAATTGCCAAcccatagaaaatcatgaaaaacaAGTTGTTCCACGGTGAAATAGTAACCTGTTCCAGCACGACCTGAAAAAGATTTTGGGCATTCGACATTTTGTTACACAGGTATATTTTGCCATTGTCCTTTGTTTCATCAATGTTGCTAATAATCTTAATTATATGACAGTCATGGATAACATGCCCAATGCAAGTTAGCAACAACAGTAATGATTCATGTCAGGTTAAAATGTAAGAGAGTCCAGTCACTTATCCAGATTACCACTTAAAGATGATACTTGCACATTAAAGTGAGGGAAGTATAACTATTTTCAACAGACTGAACTATTTGTGCACACTGGAATACCAGGAATTTCACAGCTGTATCATTTATGAGAATatcaaattttcagttttttatATCAACCATGTCTCCATAAAGTTAATGGGgggcaaagaaaaagaaaaggtccAGAGGCAGATTATACCTTCTTGGCAACCGTTTTGGTGTCCTTCTTTCCTTTAAAAAGCTTATCCAGAAACATGTGAAAGTAGTGCCCCAGTGGTCCAAGATATGCAGCTCCAAAAATCTGCTTGGATGAACATCAGAAAAGAGATATCAGTAATTAGTGCAACAGGAAACACTGCGGATGCTGATGCTCACTTGTAAATTTAGTTCAACAAGGCTCAGATGTGCACGATCATATTTCCAAGTATATTGTCAAGTCGAGCACAAGTTCCATCAAAGATGCGAAAAGCAAAGCTTCAGAAACCAAGTCACATCAAGAACATAGAGAAATTTGAATCTGAGAGTCAGGGTTGGCTGGGAAACATACAATGTATTTGTAtccaaaaattattaatatgCAAATGTTGAGTCAAGTCATTTGATAGTAAATTACTCTAGTAATACCAAGACATTTAATTTTTCCTAGGTTGGTgaataaaaatttaataaaagatGGATTTGTTCTGAAAGCTGACCTCTAAAAGTTGATAAAATACAACTACAGGAAAAGGACCAGAAATTGCACAATGGGCAACAATGAAACAGCTTCTTTAAATTGAGAATGGATGAAAATGAACTGAAGATCTTCCAGGGGTTTCTTTCCAGCCAACTAGCTGTGCCATTGAGGATAAGGACTATGTGTTCAAGTATACATTTGATATTCCATATAGATGGATTCATCCTACTAAAAAAAGTTCAACTTTCTAAGCGCACGCTAAAATGCATGTCCTTCAAACTACTAATCTCCTAAAGATTGATTTAGCAATCTTATGTGCATCCACAGCTCCCATAAGCATGTTTCTTACTAACACTAAGCTAATTAACAGTGCAAATGCTATAAAACTCCCAACGTGAGAAAGTATCAAAGGAAAACCAAAGTTCTTGAAAACCACCAAAATTTCCTAAGAATATCAACTTCATGGAGATATCAAAGGTCAGTTACTTTTAAGAACTTAAAAGTATGATGGAAAAAGAGGTTAATAAAAGACATTTTACACGTCCATACAATTTATGTAATACTGGTGCAGAACAAAAACGCATCGGATTAACAGCAGGTATATCCAGATGATTGCAAGAGTTATGTTTAAGAGCGAGTCATAAAAAGGATTAGGAATAAAACATAGGGTAAACTTACAAGCCATCCAATTTAAAACTGCCCGCTTGTAATATGCTTTTACAATATGATTTTACTCTGAAACCTCCAAAAGCAGGAGCAAATGCCCTCAAACTAAGCTAGGTGGTTAAAAATTTTAGATATGTAAATCCAGACACCAAGATGTTAGCATAGCTAATACAGAGCAATATGTTAATGCAGATAGAATTCATCCTAAAATTGAGAACAGTTCAAGGAATTCACCAAGCacttcaaaaatatattttcctCAGGATTCATTCAAGTAACCAAACCAAAAGTAACAATATTAATAACGGTTCAAAACTTGAGTCCAGATAAGAGAAGAAAATCTTCTAACATGTATTAGAATTGATAGGGGATCCAAGTTCGAGTTATCTAACCAAAGGAGAGCAAGATCTAATAATCCAAGTGGTTGAGGCCTTCTAACATCAACATGACAACAATGTTCAACATCCCATTCTGGCATCCCCCTTCCTCTCCCTACCCttcttaaattttaaatttgaatttcactccaaagaaaagaaaaaagtcaaCTAGCCAACTTCACGTACATATTCCTactgcatattttcatttttcttgaaggGCTTAGGACCATCAAATGTGACCTTAATTAAGTCAGTCTCATTACCTACATAACCCATCGCGTCAAAGGAAAAACAGCTATAATGAATAGTTCAACACATTACCACTTTGAGAAGAAGGCGTCTGAGTTGAAGCTTCTGAATACCAGAGAGCTTTTGAGACACTATATCACTGACTGCTGATAAAACTCCTGCAGTGATTGCCTGAGTTTAAAGTGGAGAACCAAGAAAAATGATTAAGCCCATATCAAAGTCaacactttttttaaaaaaaataaagaaggaaACTTCACATACTAATATGCaataaattgcaaaaaaataaaaaaaaatcaagaagagATGAAGGGATGTTGAAGATTAAACCTTTGTTCGTAATGGGTGCTTTTGAAGCTGAAACAGATACTGTTCCAAACTCTTTTTCGCAACTGATCCcatcttttctctttctctacTCTGGACCCTGATTGAAAgaggaagagaaagagaaaagcgAGGAAAACTGTAGTCGAAGTACTAGTCAATCAATCAGTACTAGTTTAGCCCTCTCTAAGATTGGTCGGAGTTAGAGACTTTCCAACGAAAATATCTTTGGTCAAGATGCACACTACAATTATATACCCGTGCGTTTACAACAGTTTGAACAGGGGAGACTCTATGGGGTTGTTAGGTAAATGGGCATGAGAAGGCATAAAATGATGGACCAATGTTGTTAGGTAACTTAggaaaagaaagtgaatagAAAGAGAGCCAGAGGGGACAAAGTTTAGTTAGGTGTGGCGGATTCTCCAGGAGATTATGCAAAAGAATCTTAAGTTATTGTGACTTTGTGATTGATGACCCAAAAGCATATTCTGGTACCATCTTGTCCCATGTTTGGGGTGGGCTTGGTCTcgtatcaagttaatgtggaTGCTGGACTAGGTCAAATTACATAAATTGTATCCAGCTATTTTAAGTACCATGAGGTGGGGGAAGAAAATTACACAGGTTGGTCGCAATCAATCCTTAGGCACATGAGGTGAGGAAAATAAGTTGCCTGGGAATGAAACAATTCAGTTTGTAGGTGATTTAATCCTTAATATGATATGGAAGCAAGGGTTAATCCGATTTACACAGACAACCTTAGATATTGTGCCAATACACTCAATCACTTGCAGCAcctgttttctttcctttacctcCTTGAAATATATATTGAAGACATCCACTGTATAAATTAGCCGTCAATAAAGCATAATCCATCTTGCTTTAAagagaaaacaaacaaagccTCGCCAATTTAAGGCAGAGTGATAAACAAACATCCATAATCCCAGGATCAGAATTAGATTCATCTGTAAGTATTCTGCGTTCACAAAGAGATGTTCAAAAGGGACAGGGGAAGGGGGCAACTGTAAAACTTGGAAGGTTGATGATGTattaaaagaagaaattatGATGGCTTGTAGTACTTTGTAGGTACAAAAGGCATTTTTGTAACAGCTCCATCATACGACTTCCCTCGAACCACAATCTTTACTTTGGTTCCAGCCTTGTGATTTCCAGATTTTACATACCCCATGGCTATGTTCTTCTTAAGGCAGGGGCTAAATCCTCCACTGGTGACTTCTCCAATATTGTCACCTTTCTCATTCTGAATCTCACTGTGACTCCTGGCAGGTGGTCCGGATGAGAAAAGTCCGACTCGCCTGACCGGTGGACCCTCTTCAAGTTGTTTAAGTATCACATCAGCGCCAAGAAACCCTCCTTCTGCCCTTCTTCTTTTCCCTATAGCCCAGGTGAGTCCTGCCTCTACGGGTGTGGTGTGCTGCTCCATGTCATTGCCATACAAGCACAGCCCAGCCTCAAGCCGAAGACTGTCTCGAGCGCCTAAACCTGTCAATCTAACCTTCCCTTCAGACTTCTCCAAGATTGCTTTTGCAAGATCAACTGCATTCTCTGAAGGAACTGAAATTTCAAATCCATCTTCACCGGTATACCTGTGAACTCAAGACAATACAACTAATTAATTCATATTCAGTCTCGGTGCCAAATCATGAGTTCAGTGGGAATAAAGGAGAAGAAAGTGCAAACTATTCCTTTCACAAGCGTTGTGATGTTTTTCACTTTAACCTTCGTCGTACCACACTACTGCTGCTTTTAAAATTCAACCTAATTTACTGGTAATTACAAGACGATgaccaaaaattttcaaatttctaaGCTCAGGTCAGCTGAAGGAAACACAGTGAATCAAGCATGCAGCACTCATATTAATCACTTAACCTCACTCCACCTTGTTTCTGTATAACTACCAACTTTCAGTAGCTTTTAAACGGTTAGATAGCTATTTTACAACTCACTCCCAAAAAATAACTCGTAAACTTATGTTATAACAGCTTTTAAGTACTGAGTTTCTATATTACATCAACTgcaaaaaacaaaatgaagGAATAATTAGGTTCATATTCAACAAGTAGAAGTTCTTATTTTTAGTTTCCATACGATGCATGCTGAAATGACACAAAGAGATACAGTAAGAAACAGCATACCCTGTCCTTGTGAGGAAGCAGGTTGCCCCATTAATATCCAAGATCC
Encoded proteins:
- the LOC113782003 gene encoding probable F-box protein At4g22030, with the translated sequence MATLQSSALLQYSSPKICRERTISAILGIPKSRTSNIPLHNLQQAGPLVKEMELARGFIGHKKFTKKNDENVLADSLVMAKLYAVLEAVADRVEMHKNIGEQRDNWNSLLLTSINAITLAASTMSGIAATTAVSAGTPLAALKLSSTMMFLAATGMLFIMNKIQPSQLAEEQRNAARLFQQLQKQIETTIAIGKPTDDYVEEAMERVLALDKAYPLPLLGVMLDKFPSKVDPAVWWPQQAKESAHKTGSKANGWNSKLEKEMRSIVEVIRRRDKADYLSLGGKALKLNKLLAIGGPLLTGLAAVGSAFVGSSSQIGFLAAMLGVVGGSLASIVNTLEHGVQVGMVFEMYRSNAGFFKLMEESIESNLMERREHGELFEMKVALQLGRSVSELRDLAASPENKEEGAKEEFASKLF
- the LOC113782971 gene encoding peroxisomal membrane protein PMP22-like, producing MGSVAKKSLEQYLFQLQKHPLRTKAITAGVLSAVSDIVSQKLSGIQKLQLRRLLLKVIFGAAYLGPLGHYFHMFLDKLFKGKKDTKTVAKKVVLEQVTISPWNNLFFMIFYGLAIEGRPWMHVKSKIKKEYPAVQYTAWTFWPVVGWINHQYLPLELRVVFQSMVGLCWGIYLNLRARSLALTKG